Genomic segment of Roseofilum capinflatum BLCC-M114:
AAGGTATTCATGTTGTAGAGGGGAACCAGTTTAGACAAGGGGGCCTGATATTTGAGTAAACCCAGAGCCACAAAGCCGGTTCCTAAGCCCCAGAGTAGGCCGAGCATGGAGGAGGAAATCATTGCCCCGGTTGAGGGGAGGGGAGCGGGTAGAACTTGCTGCATGATCGCTCCTACGAAGCTAACCATTACGCCAATGCAGATCAAATGAGCGCCGACGGGCATTCCCGCAGTGGTGCTGACTTTAGCGAATATGCCAGCGAGACCGTACAATAGGGCCGGCAGGAGTCCGCCGATCAGTAATCCGAGTTGTTGGGGTGACATAGTTTAGACTAGGGTGATTATGATTATTGCTCTAGTTGATTGCGATAGAGCGATCGCACTAAATTATCTAATTTTTCTTCTGAGCAACATTCAATCACAGCCGCGAACCCATCGACTAACTTAGCGGCTGTCTCACCCAAGGTGGGACTCATATCCCACACATCTCTGGCCCAATCTTCGGGGATCTGATCGTCAAAAATTAGGCGCTCTAAGAGGTCTCGGTTTTCAGATTTAGGTAAAGTCATAGATAATAAGCTTGATTGGGTGATGTCGAAAAACGATCATAACTCAAGGGGTGCAGTCTGATCGCGTTGATGATTCAAGATGACTCAAGTTGAAGGGCGATCGCTTAATGTACGCTCTTTCACTCAACTGTGTTCTTATCCAAACCATAACCTCAACCCCCAAAGCTATCCCCTATACTGGGCCCATCTATGTTTGTTTTTTTCTGCCGTAGAGTATAACTGGGTTGAAGACTATGAAAAGACGGTATTTCCTCGCCTTCTCCCTAGGACTGTTGGCCAGTTGTGCTGCCAACCAGACCTCAGCACCAAGTTCATCTAATAACACCCCTGCTGCAAATCGTTCTGGAGCGCCTCTAAAATTAGCCATCAGTGACGTTCAAGGACTCGAAGACCTTAAAAGAGACTATGAACCCTTTCGAGTGGCCCTAGAGGAAAGTTTGGGGCGATCGGTAGAGTTTTATCCCGTCCAGAGTTATACTCAAGTGGCTTCAGCGTTGCAAGCGGGAAACGTAGATTTATCCGTTGTCGGCCCTTCGGAATATGTGTTAATTCGCGCTCGCACTAATGCCATTCCCGTCATTGCCATTACCCGACCCAATTATCATGCGGCGATCGCCCTGCCTCCAGAATCTCCAGTACAATCGATCCCAGATCTGAAAGGTAAAACCATTGCCATGGTTAAAGTTGGCTCCACCAGCGGCCATTTAGGGCCCACGGAGATATTTATGAGCGCTGGACTCGATCCGAAAACCGATTATCAGGTGAAAATGTTGGGTCGAGAAGGGTCTTTGGCGGCGCTGAAAAATGGAGAAGTGGACGCTTGGGCCGGGCCAATTATTGATTATGAAGAGTTTTTAGAAGCAGAAGGGGTTTCTGCTGATGAGTTTCGGCTGTTAGCCAAAGGGCCAGCTCTGCCGAGTGATGTGTTCATTGTTAATAGTCGTACCAAACCCCAGGAGATAGAAAGTCTACGCGATCGCCTGCTGGTGGATCAAGAGGCGATCATTCGTGCCTTAGCTTCCACATCCGCGAATAGCAAGTATAAAGAATCAACTATAATTTCTGTAGACGATGCAGATTACGATATGATCCGCAATGTGTATCGGGCGATCGGAGAAGGGAATTTCCTCTAAGGAGATGGGTCATTTTCTATCCCGGAAGGCTCTTGAGTATCATGGTATTGAGGACTCCCTACATTGGGTTATGATCAATAAAATTCAGCAGTGGTGGACTCACTCATCCTTTAGGGATCGAGCGATCGAACCGATCAATCATCTGAGTATTAGTCAAAAAATTGCGATCGGGTATGGAGTTTCCTTGGGGGTCGCCATTTTCGGAACCTTAGCCGGATTATTTATTGGCGAATATTATCAGCATAGAGCCGATCAAGAATTGGCGATCGCCTCCCGCCAACAACTGCTCTTAAAAGATCAAGAAAACGCCGTCTTCGCTATCCGCTTACATCCTCAGAGACTCATTGGTATCCTCGGAGATACCATTTGGTTTAGCTATGAAGCGGATAAATTCCTCGCCGATATCGACCGGGTGGAAGAAGCCACCCAAGCCTTCGAGCAGTTTTTACAAAACTACGCTTACGCCTCCGATGTCGATCTGCCCAAACTACAAAATACCCTCGCTAGATATCGTCAAGTTACCCAAGACTATAAAACTCTGATCCTTAAACTCTGGGGAAAAATTGACCCTCCGAGTCTCACGGCTAACCAAATTGAACCCGCACGACAAACGATTATCGATACCCTCACCTCCCAAGAAGCCACGCAAATCGCGATCGAATTTGACCGCTTACTGGAAACCCTGGTATGGATCGAAGAAGTGATTGATAACCAGTATCACAGAGCGGAAGTCGAACGCATCCAAGCCGAAGAGTTGCGTCGCTGGATCATTGTTGCCAGTATCGCCAGTTCCCTACTCCTGTCTAGTGTACTGGTTTTCCTCACCAGTTCGGCGATCGCCCGCCCCCTCCAGTCCCTCGAACAAGTCGCCACCCAAATTACCCAAGACTCCAACTTTAACCTCCGTTGCCCCGTCACCACCCAAGATGAAGTTGCCACCGTTTCCCAAGCCTTTAACCAACTCGTAGAGCGCATCAGCACCTACACCCAAGAACTCGAAAAAGCCCGCCTCAGTGCTGATGAAGCCAACCAAGCCAAAAGTGAATTTCTTGCCAACATGAGCCACGAACTGCGAACCCCCCTCAACGGCATTCTTGGCTATACCCAAATCATGGAACGTACCGAAGACCTCAATAGCCAACGTCACGGCGTGAAAATTATCGACCAATGTGGAACCCACTTACTCAACCTGATCAACGACATCCTCGATTTAGCCAAAATCGAAGCCCGCAAACTCGACCTCATTCCCCAAGAATTTCATTTTCCCGCCTTTCTTTCCGGCATTGCCGAAATGTCCAGAGTTCGAGCAGACAAAAAAGAAATTCAATTTGAATATACCCAACACCCCGGCTTACCTAAAGCTGTCATTGCCGATGATAAACGGCTGCGCCAAGTTCTCTTAAATCTCTTAGGAAATTCCATTAAATTTACCCATCAAGGGCGCGTCATCTTAAAAGTTGAACCCCTAGAAGATTTGCCAACAACCTCCGAAAATCACCTCTGGTTAAGATTTACTATTCAAGATACCGGAGTAGGCATGAGTTTAGATCAACTGCAAAAAATCTTCTTACCCTTTGAACAAGTGGGCGCAAAAAGTCAACAAGCCCAAGGAACTGGACTCGGTTTAGCCATTAGTCAGCAAATTATCGGTTTAATGGCCAGTGAAATTCAAGTCACCAGCGTTTTAGGTGAAGGCAGTCAGTTTTGGTTTGACCTAGAACTCCCCACAGCCGAATCTTGGGGAACCGTTCTGCATGAGGAACAAAACGAAATTATAGGTTATCTCGGCCCCCGACGCAAAATCTTGATTGTTGATGATAAAGAAGTTAATCGACAGATGTTACGAGAAGTTTTACGCTCTCTAGATTTTGACTGTCGCGAAGCCTCTAATGGAGAAAGGGGATTAGCTCTAGCCCAAACCTTTCATCCCGATCTGATTATTACCGATTTAGTCATGCCGGTTTTAGATGGCTTTGAAATGACCCGTAGACTTCGCGCTCAACCTGAGTTTGAAGATCTCACTATTATTGCTTCGAGTGCTAGTGTGCTAACCCAAGATCAAGTCGCCAGTATTGAAGCAGGATGTGATGATTTTTTGACTAAGCCAATTGATTTTCAGCAATTGTTTACTCTGTTGAAAAAGTATCTCCATTTAGACTGGGTAACTCGCTCCTTAGACCCAGATCCCCCTACAGTTGAATCAGGAGATTGTCCTAAAAATCAAGAGCTTCCGCCCCTAGAGACATTAGAAAAAATCATGGAAGCGGCAAAAATTGGAGATATTGAAGGGATTGAAATTGTAGTGCAATCTCTTAAAAACTACAATGGAACTTATCATTGGTTTTGTCAACAAGTCATGGAAAAACTTGAAGAGTTTGACGATCAAGGTATTATTAAAATGATTGATGCTACAGTACAAAATGCAAACCCAAAAGTTTGATATTTCTAACAGTTTAGTGCTAAAATAGGCTCCCTTGAATAAATTCGGGTTGTTTCTTAATTGTTTTGGGAGGCCAAAAAACACCCAAAACAATCCAAGTATTATAAGGAAACACTGTTCCCATAAAAAATAGTGTATCTTTCTGGTCGCTACAAATTTCCTTCAAGAATTTATTTCGCACACTTAAAGCAGCTTGCTCCTCATCCCCTAATCGCTCCACTTCCTTGAGCCAAAGAACACCTAACTCCCAATCGGTAATACTTGCCTTATGGGGTTTATCGCTATCTTCACATTTAAATACATAGCTAAATTTATAGGGTATTTTACGCAAAGGCTTTTGAGCTGGGCCAAATAGTTTCAGTTGATTAAATAGTTGTTGCCATTCAGGTTTCCATTCAGATTCATCCGGTTCAATCTTTAAATCAAGAACTTGGGTTGGACGGACAATTCCTAAAGAAGTCCGATCGGATTCATGTAATTCTTTCAGTTGTTTTATGGTGTAGATTGGCATTTGATCGATTATGTCCCGTCGCTCTTGCCAACCCTTCTGGGTTGACAGAGGCTCTCCCAGTATCCGTAGAGTCTCTAAAATAGGCTTTCGGCTTTCTTTACGGCGATCGTTTCTATCACCATGAGCTAAAAGATCGACTTCTATCCACTGGTATTTGCGAAATTGTTGATCTCTACCTCTATACCGATAATCAATAGGATAGAGCCTCACCCATTCATAATTCTCTGTAATACCAGCAGTGCAAATTAATTCTTGATAACTGCGTGATGGATGAGGATAGGTCATGACTGTAATCAAAACTTTGGTTTTTGTGGGGCGATCGCTCATTTAGGAATACCGAAGATGCTCAATGGGTAAGTTAATTATACCCGCTAGATACTGAGCTAGAACGTTGCGATGGCAACATTCTGGATTGGCTTCCATACAAACTAAAACACTAGGTTCAGAGGTTAAGAGAGATATGACTGTCTCAATGTCATCTGTACAATTACATAGACTGGCATGATAGTCTTGAAAGAGAGATTGATAATGATTTGTTGAACTTAAGTTTTTGCGAGCCGCTCCAGGAATTCCTAATCCGGGAAGATGTTGATAGTCAATATCAACAGAATGGCACAACTTTTTCAATGTACTTTTATGAAAACCATAGCGGCGTGCAATCGGATTATAGCGAACATCAATCAGCCTCCGAATTCCTGATTGCATCAGGAGATTGAGAAAATCATCAACGGTTTTCTTTTCATATCCTGCCGTATAAATTGCCAGGGGTGCAATCGGTCGTTTGGGTTTGGACTCGATCTCTAGAGAACTGTTGACTGTAAACCAGGGATAACGATCGTAAACTGTATCTATTAACTCAGACATGGATAACTTTTCATATTCCTTGATGACGGTAGAAATATCTTCATGAATTTGCTTGGGTAAATGGACTTTATGCTGTTTCCCTACGGGGGTAAGTTGCCAGCAATCGGAATCTTGTTGATTTAAGAAACCATTGCGGACTAAGACATCGATTTCACGATTTAGTGTAAATGAATAAGGGCCGTATCGATAAGGGATAAAGCCATAAAATGTTGACCCCCCACCAGATGGAGTTTCTTGATGCAGCAAAAATGACCATTTCATCAGTTGTAATGAAGAAATATTGCCCCCTGTTTTTTGTATCATGGTTAGGAGGATTCTTTGACGATAAAGCATAAAATTTATGTCATATCTTTTCTTTGTAATTATAACATTTAATTCTGGTATTACAGGGATTGTTGCTGCAATTTCTGCCAACCGCGCAAGGGCTAGAAACGACGAGATCGATCTTTGGGTCGCCCTGCTGTAAAATCACAAATGGTATAAAGTCAAGGATATTCAATTTCCCTATATGTCCTTTCCTATGACTCCACCTCTGTTGCAGCTTGACCAGTTGTCGATCGCCTACACTCCCAATTCAGAATGGGCCGCTAGAGATGTCTCCTTGACCCTCAGAGCGGGCGATCGCCTGGGTCTCGTGGGGGAGTCCGGCTGTGGGAAATCGACCCTGGGACGGGCCATTATGCGTCTGTTGCCCTCCCAGTCCCAGATACAGGGAGATATTCGGGTACAGGGAAAATCCGTCCTAGAGTTAACCCCAGAAGAACTACAACGGTTTCGGGGTGAAGAAGTGGCGCTCATTTTCCAAGATCCGATGACTCGTCTCGATCCTCTGATGACTATTGGCGATCATTGTGTGGAAACCCTACAGTCTCACCAGTCCATATCCTATCGCGAAGCCAAAGAGCAGGCGATCGCCGTTTTAGAAACGGTCAGTATTCCCGCGTCCCGATGGTCTCAGTATCCCCACGAGTTTAGCGGGGGAATGCGTCAACGGGTGGCGATCGCCTTAGCGCTATTATTAAACCCCAAGCTCATTATCGCCGATGAACCCACCACCAGCTTAGATGTCACCGTCTCCGCCCAAATTTTACAGGAATTAACCCGGTTATGTGCGGAGCGAGAAATGGGGTTATTGCTCATCTCCCATGACTTGGCTTTGGTGGGGGAATATTGCTCCGAAATTGCCGTCATGTATCAAGGCAAACTCATTGAGCGCAATCAAAGCCAGCAAGTTCTCTTCCATCCCCAACAGGAGTATACCCAATCCTTGCTGGAAGCAGCGTTGCATATTCACGCGATCGAAACCAAAGCGGTAACCACTCCCCCAGAAAAACAACCCTTACTTCAAGTTACCGATCTCAACAAACATTACAGCCTAGAAAGTAATTTAATCCAACAACTCTTTAGCCGAACCTCAACCGCAATTAAAGCCGTGGATGGGGTAACCTTTGAACTCTATCCCGGAGAAATTTTAGGATTGGTGGGAGAATCGGGCTGTGGCAAAAGTACCCTATCGCGCACGATTTTACACCTGATTAAACCCACCTCTGGCAAAGTCGAATTCCTCGGCAATGGCATTACCTCCATTAACTCCAGAGCATTGCGCCAACTGCGTCAACAGATGCAAATGGTTTTCCAAGACCCCCACGCCTGTCTCAATCCCCTCATGACCGTGGGTGAGAGCATTGCCGACCCCCTCCTCATTCATGGTCTCGAAACCCCGAAGACGGCGAAGCTAAGGGTCTCAGAGATGCTAGAAAAAGTGGGCTTAACCCCCACCGAAACCTACACTGCTCGCTATCCGGGGGAACTCTCTGGGGGACAACAGCAACGGGTGGCGATCGCCCGCGCTCTGATTACCCGTCCCAAACTAATCATCTGCGATGAACCCGTGAGTATGCTGGATGCCAGCGTGCAAGCGCAAGTGCTGCAACTGATGCTAGACCTAAAACGGGAGTTTGACTTAACCTATCTGTTCATCACCCATGACCTGTGGGTCGCGCGATTTTTATGCGATCGCATCGCCGTCATGAATCAAGGTAAAATCGTCGAACTCAACACCACCCACCAAATCTTCACCCATCCCCAAGATCCTTATACCCAAACCCTCCTCGCTGCTGCTCCCTTACTCGCCAAATCTTCCTAAGACCCAAAAAACACTGATGCTTGTTGGCATTTTTTTCTAACTCTGCGAAAATGCTGACAACTGATTCATCTCTAGATTTATCTTCTCTGACTCGCTCGTGCTATAAGGAGTAGGGATATTTGAAGTAAAAAGCGAAATCAGTTAAAAAAATAGTCTGGCTTTGTGCGCGGTAAGGTGAAACGGAATACGGAGAAATTTTCCCGCGATCGCGGTTTGGATGAGATTACCATTGAAGTCATGTACGCTGCCAAAGAAGCCGTGGGCACATAATATAGCAGTATTCGCTCCTAAGCGATAAATTTTAATCCCCCTAAATCCCCTACTGAAACAGCAGGGGATTTTCATTTTCGT
This window contains:
- the phnD gene encoding phosphate/phosphite/phosphonate ABC transporter substrate-binding protein, with the translated sequence MKRRYFLAFSLGLLASCAANQTSAPSSSNNTPAANRSGAPLKLAISDVQGLEDLKRDYEPFRVALEESLGRSVEFYPVQSYTQVASALQAGNVDLSVVGPSEYVLIRARTNAIPVIAITRPNYHAAIALPPESPVQSIPDLKGKTIAMVKVGSTSGHLGPTEIFMSAGLDPKTDYQVKMLGREGSLAALKNGEVDAWAGPIIDYEEFLEAEGVSADEFRLLAKGPALPSDVFIVNSRTKPQEIESLRDRLLVDQEAIIRALASTSANSKYKESTIISVDDADYDMIRNVYRAIGEGNFL
- a CDS encoding response regulator, coding for MINKIQQWWTHSSFRDRAIEPINHLSISQKIAIGYGVSLGVAIFGTLAGLFIGEYYQHRADQELAIASRQQLLLKDQENAVFAIRLHPQRLIGILGDTIWFSYEADKFLADIDRVEEATQAFEQFLQNYAYASDVDLPKLQNTLARYRQVTQDYKTLILKLWGKIDPPSLTANQIEPARQTIIDTLTSQEATQIAIEFDRLLETLVWIEEVIDNQYHRAEVERIQAEELRRWIIVASIASSLLLSSVLVFLTSSAIARPLQSLEQVATQITQDSNFNLRCPVTTQDEVATVSQAFNQLVERISTYTQELEKARLSADEANQAKSEFLANMSHELRTPLNGILGYTQIMERTEDLNSQRHGVKIIDQCGTHLLNLINDILDLAKIEARKLDLIPQEFHFPAFLSGIAEMSRVRADKKEIQFEYTQHPGLPKAVIADDKRLRQVLLNLLGNSIKFTHQGRVILKVEPLEDLPTTSENHLWLRFTIQDTGVGMSLDQLQKIFLPFEQVGAKSQQAQGTGLGLAISQQIIGLMASEIQVTSVLGEGSQFWFDLELPTAESWGTVLHEEQNEIIGYLGPRRKILIVDDKEVNRQMLREVLRSLDFDCREASNGERGLALAQTFHPDLIITDLVMPVLDGFEMTRRLRAQPEFEDLTIIASSASVLTQDQVASIEAGCDDFLTKPIDFQQLFTLLKKYLHLDWVTRSLDPDPPTVESGDCPKNQELPPLETLEKIMEAAKIGDIEGIEIVVQSLKNYNGTYHWFCQQVMEKLEEFDDQGIIKMIDATVQNANPKV
- a CDS encoding DUF488 domain-containing protein: MIQKTGGNISSLQLMKWSFLLHQETPSGGGSTFYGFIPYRYGPYSFTLNREIDVLVRNGFLNQQDSDCWQLTPVGKQHKVHLPKQIHEDISTVIKEYEKLSMSELIDTVYDRYPWFTVNSSLEIESKPKRPIAPLAIYTAGYEKKTVDDFLNLLMQSGIRRLIDVRYNPIARRYGFHKSTLKKLCHSVDIDYQHLPGLGIPGAARKNLSSTNHYQSLFQDYHASLCNCTDDIETVISLLTSEPSVLVCMEANPECCHRNVLAQYLAGIINLPIEHLRYS
- a CDS encoding ABC transporter ATP-binding protein, with the protein product MTPPLLQLDQLSIAYTPNSEWAARDVSLTLRAGDRLGLVGESGCGKSTLGRAIMRLLPSQSQIQGDIRVQGKSVLELTPEELQRFRGEEVALIFQDPMTRLDPLMTIGDHCVETLQSHQSISYREAKEQAIAVLETVSIPASRWSQYPHEFSGGMRQRVAIALALLLNPKLIIADEPTTSLDVTVSAQILQELTRLCAEREMGLLLISHDLALVGEYCSEIAVMYQGKLIERNQSQQVLFHPQQEYTQSLLEAALHIHAIETKAVTTPPEKQPLLQVTDLNKHYSLESNLIQQLFSRTSTAIKAVDGVTFELYPGEILGLVGESGCGKSTLSRTILHLIKPTSGKVEFLGNGITSINSRALRQLRQQMQMVFQDPHACLNPLMTVGESIADPLLIHGLETPKTAKLRVSEMLEKVGLTPTETYTARYPGELSGGQQQRVAIARALITRPKLIICDEPVSMLDASVQAQVLQLMLDLKREFDLTYLFITHDLWVARFLCDRIAVMNQGKIVELNTTHQIFTHPQDPYTQTLLAAAPLLAKSS